Part of the Candidatus Thermoplasmatota archaeon genome is shown below.
TTCAGGTTTATGAAGACACCACCGGCTTGAAGCCTGGAGACAAAGTAGTCAATACGGGCATGCCCCTTTCCGTGGAGCTTGCTCCCGGACTGATTACATCCATCTATGACGGCATTCAGCGTCCCCTGCCGGGAATTATGGAAAAATCGGGCGATTTTATTTCTCGCGGCGTGGAATTGCCATCCATTGACAGAGAAAAGAAATGGGCTTTCGAGCCGGCTGTAAAGAAAAATGATAAGGTTTGCAGTGGAGACATTCTGGGAGTTGTGAAGGAAACGCCCGTTGTCGAGCACCGCATAATGGTGCCCTTGGATATAGAAGAGGGGGTTGTAAAAAGCATAAAGAAAGGGAAGCATACGGTAGAGGATACCATAGCCATTCTGAAAGTCAAAGACAAGGAAGTAAAAATATCAATGCTCCAGAGATGGCCCGTGAGAATAGAAAGACCTTTCAAGGAAAAATTACCCCCTACAAAGCCTCTAATAAGCGGGCAAAGGGTTTTTGATACGTTCTTCCCAATGGCAAAGGGGGGAACAGCAGCCATACCAGGTGGATTCGGCACTGGAAAGACCGTTTCACAGCATCAACTGGCGAGATGGAGCGATGCAGCCATCATTATCTATATAGGCTGCGGGGAAAGGGGAAATGAAATGACCGAGGTGCTGAGGGATTTCCCTGAATTGAAAGACCCCAGAACAGGAGAGCCGTTAATGAACCGTACGATTCTCATTGCGAACACATCCAACATGCCCGTAGCGGCAAGAGAAGCATCCGTCTATACTGGAATAACGCTTGCGGAGTATTACAGGGATATGGGGTATGATGTAGCCCTTATGGCGGATTCTACCAGCAGGTGGGCTGAGGCACTGAGGGAAATTAGCGGCAGGCTCGAAGAAATGCCAGGCGAAGAGGGCTATCCAGCATATCTTGCATCTAGACTGGCCGGTTTTTATGAGAGAGCCGGAAGAGTAAAAGCCATATGTTCAAATGAAAGAAAAGGCTCCGTTTCCATAATTGGTGCTGTCTCGCCTCCAGGCGGTGACTTTTCCGAGCCCGTAACGCAGAATACGCTCAGAATCATAAAGGTGTTCTGGGCTCTGGACTCCGACCTCGCCGACAGACGGCATTTTCCGTCAGTAAACTGGCTCCGTTCATACTCCCTTTATCTGGACCGAGTCAGAGAATGGTGGGAGAAGAACGTCGGAAAGGATTGGCTCAAATTGAGGAATGAGGCGATGGCACTGTTGCAGATAGAGAATGAATTGCAGGAAATTATCCGTCTGGTGGGCCCTGATGCTTTGCCGCCATCTGATAAGGCCATTCTTGAAGGGGCGAGGGTTATCAGGGAGAGTTTTTTACAGCAAAATGCATATCACGAGATAGATACGTTCTGCCCGTCCAAAAAACAGTATGAGATGCTCCGAATCATGCTCAAATTTTATGACCTTATCAAAAAATTTATATCCGCTGATCCAGATTTTGAGAAAATCAAAGATTTGAAATGCAGGACGATCATAGCAAGGATGGCTACCGTGCCTAACGAGGAATGGGAAAAGAGATTCAAAGAAATAGAGAAAGAGATGGA
Proteins encoded:
- a CDS encoding ATP synthase subunit A; this translates as MKEGKIYNVAGPVVKAKEMRGAKMYDLVRVGEEGLIGEIIELKEDTATIQVYEDTTGLKPGDKVVNTGMPLSVELAPGLITSIYDGIQRPLPGIMEKSGDFISRGVELPSIDREKKWAFEPAVKKNDKVCSGDILGVVKETPVVEHRIMVPLDIEEGVVKSIKKGKHTVEDTIAILKVKDKEVKISMLQRWPVRIERPFKEKLPPTKPLISGQRVFDTFFPMAKGGTAAIPGGFGTGKTVSQHQLARWSDAAIIIYIGCGERGNEMTEVLRDFPELKDPRTGEPLMNRTILIANTSNMPVAAREASVYTGITLAEYYRDMGYDVALMADSTSRWAEALREISGRLEEMPGEEGYPAYLASRLAGFYERAGRVKAICSNERKGSVSIIGAVSPPGGDFSEPVTQNTLRIIKVFWALDSDLADRRHFPSVNWLRSYSLYLDRVREWWEKNVGKDWLKLRNEAMALLQIENELQEIIRLVGPDALPPSDKAILEGARVIRESFLQQNAYHEIDTFCPSKKQYEMLRIMLKFYDLIKKFISADPDFEKIKDLKCRTIIARMATVPNEEWEKRFKEIEKEMEKEIEELGK